Proteins encoded in a region of the Saccharothrix ecbatanensis genome:
- a CDS encoding ROK family glucokinase, translated as MLTVGVDVGGTSVRAGVVDGDGAVLDTARAATPSGEEALEEAIGAAVAELAARHDVAAVGLAVAGFVASDRMTVRFAPHLAWRQAPVAERISKRVGMPVVLEHDANAAALAEYRFGAARGAKIAALVAIGTGIGGALLIDGQVFRGAYGVAPELGHLRLVPDGRPCPCGKNGCWERYCSGTALSTTAVELLARHPGMSTVLAREALGDSRAVTGRRVAGAARDGDPLAQRAMADLARWLGEGLALVADVYDPEVVVIGGGVSESAPLFLDDAREHYAAVVTGAGHRPLARIRTAQLGDDAGIVGVAALARDVAGHTARNGRPR; from the coding sequence GTGCTGACTGTCGGCGTCGACGTCGGCGGGACGAGCGTGCGCGCGGGTGTGGTCGACGGCGACGGCGCGGTCCTCGACACGGCGCGTGCGGCCACTCCCAGCGGTGAAGAGGCGCTGGAGGAGGCGATCGGCGCGGCCGTCGCCGAGTTGGCGGCCCGGCACGACGTGGCCGCGGTCGGCCTGGCGGTGGCGGGGTTCGTCGCGTCGGACCGGATGACCGTGCGGTTCGCGCCGCACCTCGCGTGGCGGCAGGCGCCGGTGGCGGAGCGGATCTCGAAGCGCGTCGGCATGCCGGTGGTGCTGGAGCACGACGCGAACGCCGCCGCGTTGGCCGAGTACCGGTTCGGCGCGGCGCGTGGGGCGAAGATCGCCGCCCTGGTGGCGATCGGCACCGGGATCGGCGGGGCGCTGTTGATCGACGGCCAGGTGTTCCGCGGCGCGTACGGCGTCGCGCCCGAGCTTGGTCACCTGCGGCTGGTGCCGGACGGTCGGCCGTGCCCGTGTGGCAAGAACGGCTGCTGGGAGCGGTATTGCAGCGGCACGGCGTTGAGCACGACGGCGGTGGAGCTGCTGGCCCGTCACCCCGGCATGTCGACGGTGCTGGCGCGTGAGGCGTTGGGCGATTCGCGGGCGGTGACCGGGCGGCGGGTGGCGGGCGCGGCGCGGGACGGCGACCCGTTGGCGCAACGTGCGATGGCCGACCTGGCGCGGTGGCTGGGGGAGGGGTTGGCGCTGGTCGCGGACGTGTACGACCCCGAGGTCGTGGTGATCGGCGGTGGCGTGTCGGAGTCCGCGCCACTGTTCCTGGACGACGCGCGGGAGCACTACGCGGCCGTGGTGACCGGGGCCGGGCACCGGCCGTTGGCGCGCATCCGGACCGCCCAGCTCGGTGACGACGCGGGCATCGTCGGGGTGGCCGCGCTGGCGCGTGACGTGGCCGGCCACACGGCGCGCAACGGGCGACCCCGGTGA
- a CDS encoding metallophosphoesterase family protein encodes MRVHVVSDVHGNAEALARAGDGADALVVLGDLVDFVDYYDHGKGILGRVFGAEKVEVFARLRRGRLGAETVRYMRSLWESLDNAADVVQEAIVEQYTELFGAMSAPTYATPGNVDSPELWPRFARDGVHILDGQAVDIGGLRFGFAGGALLHPGFVPNRRGPWRPYLRTEDEFGAALAGLGEVDVLCTHVPPAVAELTYDVVARRPELGSTSLLKVIERDRPRWSVFGHVHQPMARRVRVGWTECVNVGHFQRSGTPHVLRW; translated from the coding sequence GTGCGGGTTCACGTCGTCTCGGACGTCCACGGCAACGCGGAGGCACTGGCCCGCGCCGGGGACGGTGCCGACGCGCTGGTGGTGCTGGGTGACCTGGTCGATTTCGTCGACTACTACGACCACGGCAAGGGCATCCTGGGCCGGGTGTTCGGCGCGGAGAAGGTCGAGGTGTTCGCCCGGCTGCGGCGCGGCAGGCTCGGCGCCGAGACGGTCCGCTACATGCGGTCGCTCTGGGAGAGCCTGGACAACGCCGCGGACGTCGTCCAAGAGGCGATCGTCGAGCAGTACACCGAGCTGTTCGGCGCGATGAGCGCGCCCACCTACGCCACGCCGGGCAACGTGGACAGCCCTGAGCTGTGGCCGAGGTTCGCCCGCGACGGCGTGCACATCCTGGACGGACAGGCCGTCGACATCGGCGGGCTGCGGTTCGGCTTCGCGGGCGGCGCGCTGCTGCACCCCGGTTTCGTGCCGAACCGGCGCGGTCCGTGGCGGCCCTACTTGCGCACCGAGGACGAGTTCGGCGCGGCGTTGGCGGGGCTGGGCGAGGTCGACGTCCTGTGCACCCACGTGCCGCCCGCGGTGGCCGAGCTGACCTACGATGTGGTCGCCCGCCGGCCGGAGCTGGGCTCCACGTCGCTGCTGAAGGTGATCGAGCGCGACCGGCCGCGGTGGTCCGTCTTCGGGCACGTGCACCAGCCCATGGCGCGCAGGGTGCGGGTCGGCTGGACCGAGTGCGTCAACGTCGGCCACTTCCAGCGCAGCGGCACGCCCCACGTCCTGCGTTGGTGA
- a CDS encoding polyketide cyclase / dehydrase and lipid transport, producing the protein MPSVDVVDETFLAVPPDVVAAAFAPPAAWAAFWPDLTLDVYADRGTEGFRWTVAGALVGTMEVWLEPIMDGTLLHYFLRADLPGDASDQRVRREVRRRQLAAKEVSLGLKVILEEGRPPGVPPLLP; encoded by the coding sequence GTGCCCAGTGTCGACGTCGTGGACGAGACGTTCCTCGCAGTGCCTCCGGACGTGGTTGCCGCCGCCTTCGCGCCGCCCGCGGCATGGGCGGCATTCTGGCCCGACCTGACCCTCGACGTCTACGCCGATCGGGGGACCGAGGGCTTCCGCTGGACGGTGGCGGGCGCGCTGGTCGGAACGATGGAGGTGTGGCTGGAGCCCATCATGGACGGCACCCTGTTGCACTACTTCCTCCGTGCCGACCTGCCTGGGGACGCCTCTGACCAGCGGGTACGGCGTGAAGTGCGCCGCCGTCAGCTGGCCGCCAAAGAGGTCTCGCTCGGCCTGAAAGTGATCTTGGAGGAGGGTCGGCCGCCCGGAGTCCCACCCCTTCTGCCGTAG
- a CDS encoding AfsR/SARP family transcriptional regulator — translation MSVRAGKHRALLAALSLRAGRVVSIGELVSFLWGDDPPARTRGTLQTYVMRLRQLLGDPSLIRTTSDGYRLVVPPEQVDVHRFTTTAGLARQAAQSGHLADAAELYAQALALWRGTALSDVPSDALRDGTVPRLAERLLVVHEERNDVELALGNHERLVPVLRSLTTDHPLRERFWAQLMVALYRGSRQAEALEAFRRVDRMLGDQLGVEPGLALRELHQAILVGDPSLAAPAEQTDPGPDQLPPDVPGFVGRTELVDRISRLIAPDGPRTAVPIVALTGVPGVGKTALAVHVAHRLRDRFPDGRLYVDLRGYASGPAMPVVEVLTRFLRALGVPPEQIPVDVDEQSTLFRSLLTGRRMLLVLDNAAAPDQVRPLLPGAASCPVLVTSRDDLRGLIAVDGARRVGLDVFEPHESLTLLRRSGQPAEELARRCGHLPLTLDIAAAAVGGGSVSRYLERLRDRGPLELAHATLPPAARRLFALLSVVPGPDFTTEAAANAADLPVHEAAALLDQLTKARLVRSGSGRYAFHDELARFAAEVADVEPDVGAARVRVLEFYVRAVDHCAELLYPDLMRLPATVGRAVRLPRVETAAQARAWLDAERANLTAAIRSAAERGPAAVSWRLADGLRGYLWIGKHVSEWLSTARYGMDAAHEQRDVAGEAAMHQNLATLHWRLGDFNTSIAHYTRAVDLHRTSGDLASEAGVRSYLGVVRMEAGDMAGARDDLETCLALKRESGAPRSGETGVLTGLGVLAIETGELAEAADLLGEALAISVEHGMRASEISALTLLGVASQLMGEPRRALTHLSEALRLSADMGCRESTARVLETVASVRLDLGEHAEALALADQALTELREDGDQRITTNVLVVMASANRGLGSLRTADEQFQQALTKARRIGYLPGEARALVGLAGVRRLLGEPTEAETLATEAVTLTANLGLRVTERSARTELAAVHAALSDPTTRSER, via the coding sequence GTGTCCGTGCGCGCGGGTAAGCACCGGGCGTTGCTGGCCGCGCTGTCACTGCGCGCCGGCCGGGTCGTCTCAATTGGCGAACTGGTCTCGTTCCTGTGGGGCGACGACCCTCCCGCCCGCACGCGCGGCACGTTGCAGACCTACGTCATGCGGCTGCGGCAGCTCCTCGGCGACCCGTCCCTGATCCGGACCACTTCGGACGGCTACCGGTTGGTCGTGCCGCCGGAACAGGTGGACGTGCACCGGTTCACCACCACCGCCGGCCTCGCCCGGCAGGCCGCCCAGTCCGGGCACCTGGCGGACGCGGCCGAGCTGTACGCGCAGGCATTGGCGCTGTGGCGCGGCACGGCGCTGTCGGACGTGCCGTCGGACGCGCTGCGCGACGGAACCGTGCCGAGGCTGGCCGAACGGCTGCTGGTGGTGCACGAGGAGCGCAACGACGTCGAACTCGCGCTGGGCAACCACGAGCGGCTGGTGCCGGTGCTGCGATCGCTGACCACGGACCACCCGCTGCGTGAGCGGTTCTGGGCGCAGCTGATGGTGGCGCTGTACCGGGGCAGCAGGCAGGCCGAGGCGCTGGAGGCGTTCCGCCGGGTCGACCGGATGCTGGGCGATCAGCTCGGCGTCGAACCCGGGCTGGCGCTGCGCGAGCTGCACCAGGCGATCCTGGTCGGCGACCCGAGCCTGGCCGCGCCCGCCGAACAGACCGACCCGGGGCCGGACCAGCTGCCGCCGGACGTGCCGGGGTTCGTCGGTCGGACCGAGCTGGTGGACCGGATCTCCCGGCTGATCGCGCCGGACGGGCCGCGGACCGCCGTGCCGATCGTGGCGTTGACCGGTGTGCCCGGGGTCGGCAAGACGGCGTTGGCGGTGCACGTGGCGCACCGGCTGCGGGACCGGTTCCCGGACGGGCGGCTGTACGTCGACCTGCGTGGTTACGCGTCCGGGCCGGCGATGCCGGTGGTGGAGGTGCTGACCCGGTTCCTGCGGGCGCTCGGCGTGCCGCCGGAGCAGATCCCGGTGGACGTGGACGAGCAGAGCACGCTGTTCCGGTCGTTGCTGACCGGTCGGCGGATGCTGCTGGTGCTGGACAACGCCGCCGCCCCTGACCAGGTGCGGCCCCTGCTGCCCGGCGCGGCGAGCTGCCCGGTGCTGGTGACGAGCCGGGACGACCTGCGTGGCCTGATCGCCGTGGACGGCGCCCGCCGGGTGGGGCTGGACGTGTTCGAGCCGCACGAGTCGCTGACGCTGCTGCGGCGGTCGGGGCAGCCGGCGGAGGAGTTGGCGCGGCGGTGCGGGCACCTGCCGTTGACGTTGGACATCGCGGCGGCGGCGGTCGGTGGCGGTTCCGTGTCGCGGTACCTGGAGCGGCTGCGCGATCGCGGTCCGCTGGAGCTCGCGCACGCCACGCTTCCTCCGGCCGCACGGCGGTTGTTCGCGTTGCTGAGCGTGGTGCCGGGGCCGGACTTCACCACCGAGGCGGCGGCGAACGCGGCGGACCTGCCGGTGCACGAGGCCGCGGCCCTGCTCGACCAGCTGACCAAGGCGCGGCTCGTGCGTTCCGGGTCGGGGCGGTACGCGTTCCACGACGAGCTGGCGCGGTTCGCCGCCGAGGTGGCGGACGTCGAGCCGGACGTGGGCGCGGCACGGGTTCGGGTGCTGGAGTTCTACGTGCGTGCGGTGGACCACTGCGCGGAGCTGCTGTACCCGGACCTGATGCGGCTGCCCGCGACGGTCGGCCGGGCGGTGCGGTTGCCGCGGGTCGAGACGGCGGCGCAGGCGCGGGCGTGGCTGGACGCGGAGCGGGCGAACCTGACCGCGGCGATCCGTTCGGCGGCGGAACGGGGGCCGGCCGCGGTGTCGTGGCGGCTGGCCGACGGGCTGCGCGGGTACCTGTGGATCGGCAAGCACGTCTCCGAGTGGCTGTCGACGGCGCGGTACGGGATGGACGCGGCGCACGAGCAGCGTGACGTGGCGGGTGAAGCGGCGATGCACCAGAACCTGGCCACGTTGCACTGGCGGCTCGGCGACTTCAACACGTCCATCGCGCACTACACGCGGGCGGTGGACCTGCACCGGACGTCCGGTGACCTGGCGTCGGAGGCGGGCGTGCGCAGCTACCTGGGCGTCGTGCGGATGGAAGCCGGCGACATGGCGGGGGCGCGCGACGACCTGGAGACGTGCCTGGCGTTGAAGCGCGAGTCCGGTGCGCCGCGGTCGGGTGAGACGGGTGTGCTGACCGGGTTGGGCGTGCTGGCGATCGAGACCGGTGAGCTGGCCGAGGCGGCGGACCTGCTCGGCGAGGCGCTGGCGATCAGCGTCGAGCACGGTATGCGGGCCAGTGAGATCAGCGCGTTGACGTTGCTCGGTGTGGCGTCGCAGCTGATGGGCGAGCCGCGGCGCGCGCTCACCCACCTCTCCGAGGCGCTGCGCCTGTCGGCCGACATGGGTTGCCGCGAGTCCACCGCACGGGTGTTGGAGACCGTCGCGTCCGTGCGGCTGGACTTGGGTGAGCACGCCGAGGCGCTGGCGTTGGCGGATCAGGCGTTGACGGAGTTGCGGGAGGACGGCGACCAGCGGATCACCACGAACGTGCTGGTGGTGATGGCGTCCGCGAACCGTGGCCTGGGCTCGCTCCGCACCGCCGACGAGCAGTTCCAGCAGGCCCTCACGAAGGCGCGTCGGATCGGCTACCTCCCGGGTGAGGCGCGTGCCCTCGTCGGACTGGCCGGCGTCCGGCGTCTTCTGGGCGAGCCGACCGAGGCGGAGACCCTGGCCACCGAGGCCGTCACCCTCACCGCGAACCTGGGCCTGCGCGTGACCGAGCGTTCCGCCCGGACCGAACTGGCCGCCGTCCACGCCGCCCTGTCCGACCCCACCACCCGTTCCGAACGTTGA
- a CDS encoding ArsA family ATPase: protein MSARLLLFTGKGGVGKTTLAAATAAALAAGGRKALVVSTDPAHSLGDALGVPLSGHVTEVEGSLHAAQIDPRALVDDAWRDLRGHLRTVLAGAGVDELDAEELTVLPGVEELLALSEVRRLASGGPWDVVVVDCGPTAETLRLLALPEAFASYLERLFPTHRRVVRGLLAGVAGSGTAEKWDATADALGRLAEDLDQLRGLLTAPSTSVRLVLTPERVVAAETRRTVTALALQGIRVDGVVANRVVPDPGADSGPAAEWLRTRRTEQDAVLAELADLGSVRTVEHRAAEPVGTTALLDVAEGLYQGRDPLEGSAAAEPLLEVVRSGELEYTLRVALPVGDSSLDLARVGDDLAVTVDGRRRLIALPSLLKRCVVTGAELDDTGLAVRFAPDPDLWMR from the coding sequence ATGAGCGCCCGCCTGCTGCTCTTCACCGGTAAGGGCGGGGTCGGCAAGACGACCTTGGCCGCCGCCACCGCCGCCGCGCTCGCCGCCGGTGGCCGCAAGGCGCTGGTCGTGTCCACCGATCCGGCGCACTCGCTCGGCGACGCGCTGGGCGTGCCGCTGTCCGGTCACGTCACCGAGGTCGAGGGCAGCCTGCACGCGGCCCAGATCGACCCGCGCGCGCTCGTCGACGACGCTTGGCGCGATCTTCGCGGACACCTCCGGACCGTGCTCGCGGGTGCGGGCGTGGACGAGTTGGACGCCGAGGAGCTGACCGTCCTGCCCGGCGTCGAGGAGCTGCTGGCGTTGTCCGAGGTGCGCCGGCTGGCGAGCGGCGGACCGTGGGACGTGGTGGTCGTGGACTGCGGTCCGACCGCCGAGACGTTGCGCCTGCTGGCGTTGCCCGAGGCGTTCGCCTCCTACCTGGAACGGCTGTTCCCGACCCACCGGCGGGTGGTGCGCGGGCTGCTGGCCGGTGTCGCGGGCAGCGGCACGGCGGAGAAGTGGGACGCCACCGCCGACGCGCTCGGCAGGTTGGCGGAGGACCTCGACCAGCTGCGTGGCCTGCTGACGGCGCCGTCGACCAGCGTGCGGCTCGTGCTGACCCCCGAACGGGTGGTCGCGGCGGAGACCAGGCGGACCGTGACGGCGCTGGCGCTGCAGGGCATCCGGGTGGACGGCGTGGTGGCGAACCGGGTCGTGCCGGATCCGGGCGCGGACAGCGGTCCGGCGGCCGAGTGGCTGCGCACGCGGCGGACCGAGCAGGACGCGGTGCTCGCCGAACTGGCCGACCTCGGGTCCGTGCGCACGGTGGAGCACCGGGCCGCCGAACCCGTCGGCACGACCGCGTTGCTGGACGTCGCCGAAGGCCTCTACCAGGGGCGGGACCCGCTGGAGGGCTCCGCCGCCGCCGAGCCGCTGCTGGAAGTGGTGCGCTCCGGCGAGCTGGAGTACACGCTGCGCGTCGCGCTGCCGGTCGGCGACTCTTCGCTCGACCTGGCGCGGGTGGGCGACGACTTGGCCGTCACCGTGGACGGCAGGCGCCGGCTCATCGCGCTGCCGTCGCTGCTCAAGCGCTGCGTGGTGACCGGCGCGGAGCTGGACGACACCGGGTTGGCGGTGCGGTTCGCACCCGACCCCGATCTGTGGATGCGGTGA
- a CDS encoding SRPBCC family protein has translation MADESTQSIVIDATPEEIVAVIADFDAYPQWANGVKRTEVLETGADGRAAQVRFNIDQGPIKDEYVLAYDEWSTKKISWHLVKGQMQKSQEGSYALTPKGGSTEVTYTLSVQLIVPMIGLFRRKAEKMIMDTALKELKRRVENAG, from the coding sequence ATGGCCGACGAGTCCACCCAGTCCATCGTCATCGACGCGACGCCCGAGGAGATCGTGGCGGTCATCGCCGACTTCGACGCCTACCCCCAGTGGGCCAACGGCGTGAAGCGCACCGAGGTGCTGGAGACCGGGGCGGACGGCCGCGCGGCCCAGGTCAGGTTCAACATCGACCAGGGCCCGATCAAGGACGAGTACGTGCTCGCGTACGACGAGTGGTCCACGAAGAAGATCTCGTGGCACCTGGTCAAGGGCCAGATGCAGAAGTCGCAGGAGGGCAGCTACGCGCTGACCCCCAAGGGCGGCTCGACCGAGGTCACCTACACCCTCTCGGTGCAGCTGATCGTGCCGATGATCGGCCTGTTCCGCCGCAAAGCCGAGAAGATGATCATGGACACCGCGCTCAAGGAGCTCAAGCGGCGGGTGGAAAACGCTGGATGA
- a CDS encoding AMP-dependent synthetase/ligase, whose product MREFSVPATATVAAEENLTDMVWANAERFGNAVSFRRRVDGTWVDVTARDFAAQVLAVAKGMVAAGIQVGDRVGLMSKTRYEWTLLDFAIWHAGGIVVPIYETSSAEQVEWILSDSSAKAVFVETSDHRATVDSVVSGLPEVRHVWQIDGPSGDAAGAIDELTALGATVSDDDARARRKEVSADDTATIVYTSGTTGRPKGCELTHRNLLAEVRGGLAAFPELMRAGNSLLLFLPLAHILARALSVTGVYTRVTMGHTWDVKNLVPDLQSFRPTFVVAVPRVFEKVYNGAKQKAHAAGKGKIFDAAEATAVQYSQAQDTGGAGLGLKVKHAVFSKLVYSKLQAALGGRCIAAVSGGAPLGERLAHFFRGVGVPVLEGYGLTETSAAASVNTKAAFRVGTVGRPVIGTSVRIAEDGEILIKGDIVFRSYWNNEQATAEALEDGWFHSGDLGELDDDGFVRITGRKKEIIVTAGGKNVSPAVLEDRLRAHPLISQCMVVGDAQPFIGALITVDPEFFPTWKEQHGKSASATVAEMVDDETLRGEIQAAVDEANLSVSKAEAIKKFRILPVDFTEAGGEMTPSLKLRRSVVASTFKQDIEAIYAN is encoded by the coding sequence GTGCGCGAGTTCAGCGTCCCCGCCACCGCCACTGTGGCTGCCGAGGAGAACCTCACCGACATGGTGTGGGCGAACGCGGAGCGCTTCGGCAACGCCGTCAGCTTCCGCCGCCGCGTGGACGGGACATGGGTGGACGTCACCGCCCGTGATTTCGCCGCCCAGGTGCTGGCCGTGGCCAAGGGCATGGTCGCGGCGGGTATCCAGGTCGGCGACAGGGTCGGGCTGATGTCCAAGACCCGCTACGAGTGGACCCTTCTCGACTTCGCCATCTGGCACGCGGGCGGGATCGTGGTCCCGATCTACGAGACCTCCTCCGCGGAGCAGGTCGAGTGGATCCTGTCCGACTCCTCGGCCAAGGCCGTGTTCGTGGAGACCTCCGACCACCGCGCGACGGTGGACTCGGTGGTGTCCGGCCTGCCCGAGGTGCGGCACGTGTGGCAGATCGACGGCCCCTCCGGTGACGCGGCGGGCGCGATCGACGAGCTGACCGCGTTGGGCGCCACGGTGTCCGACGACGACGCGCGGGCCCGGCGCAAGGAGGTCAGCGCGGACGACACCGCGACGATCGTCTACACCTCCGGCACCACCGGCCGCCCGAAGGGCTGCGAGCTGACCCACCGCAATCTGCTGGCCGAGGTGCGCGGCGGGCTCGCGGCGTTCCCGGAGCTCATGCGGGCGGGCAACTCGCTGCTGCTGTTCCTGCCGCTGGCCCACATCCTGGCCCGCGCCCTGTCGGTGACGGGCGTCTACACGCGGGTCACCATGGGCCACACCTGGGACGTGAAGAACCTGGTGCCGGACCTCCAGTCGTTCCGGCCGACGTTCGTCGTGGCCGTGCCTCGCGTGTTCGAGAAGGTCTACAACGGCGCGAAGCAGAAGGCGCACGCGGCGGGCAAGGGCAAGATCTTCGACGCCGCCGAGGCGACCGCGGTGCAGTACAGCCAGGCGCAGGACACCGGCGGCGCGGGCCTCGGGCTCAAGGTCAAGCACGCGGTGTTCTCGAAGCTCGTCTACAGCAAGCTCCAGGCGGCGCTCGGCGGCCGGTGCATCGCGGCGGTGTCCGGCGGCGCGCCGCTCGGTGAGCGGCTGGCCCACTTCTTCCGCGGTGTGGGCGTGCCGGTGCTGGAGGGCTACGGCCTGACCGAGACCAGCGCGGCGGCCAGCGTGAACACCAAGGCGGCGTTCCGGGTGGGCACGGTGGGCCGGCCGGTGATCGGCACGTCGGTGCGCATCGCCGAGGACGGCGAGATCCTGATCAAGGGCGACATCGTGTTCCGCAGCTACTGGAACAACGAGCAGGCCACCGCGGAGGCGCTGGAGGACGGCTGGTTCCACTCCGGCGACCTCGGCGAGCTGGACGACGACGGTTTCGTCAGGATCACCGGGCGCAAGAAGGAGATCATCGTCACGGCCGGCGGCAAGAACGTCTCGCCCGCCGTCCTCGAAGACCGCCTCCGCGCCCACCCGTTGATCAGCCAGTGCATGGTGGTCGGCGACGCGCAGCCGTTCATCGGCGCGTTGATCACGGTCGACCCGGAGTTCTTCCCGACGTGGAAGGAACAGCACGGGAAGTCGGCGTCGGCGACCGTGGCGGAGATGGTGGACGACGAGACGCTGCGCGGCGAGATCCAGGCCGCGGTGGACGAGGCCAACCTGTCGGTGTCCAAGGCGGAGGCGATCAAGAAGTTCCGCATCCTGCCGGTCGACTTCACCGAGGCCGGCGGCGAGATGACCCCGAGCCTCAAGCTCCGCCGCTCGGTGGTTGCCAGCACCTTCAAGCAGGACATCGAAGCGATCTACGCGAACTGA
- a CDS encoding glycosyltransferase family 4 protein: MRRTLLVTNDFPPRPGGIQAYLHALAVRLPELVVYAPSWESPSGSHPAFDAVQPFEVVRHPGTLMLPTPDVLRRASDILRGARCDAVWFGAAAPLALMASRLRAAGASRVVASTHGHEVGWSMLPGARQALRRIGSDVDVVTFVSRYTRSRFAAAFGPLAALEHLPSGVDTSVFKPDAAARESLRARYGLGDRPVVVCVSRLVPRKGQDVLVRALPEIRRQVPDAALLLVGGGPYRGTLERLAASVGVSEHVVMTGSVPWEELPGHYNAGDVFAMPCRTRGRGLDVEGLGIVYLEASATGLPVVAGRSGGAPETVRDGVTGRVVNGREVAEVANAVASLLADPGTAAKMGAAGREWVTASWRWDVLADRLAGLINS, translated from the coding sequence GTGCGTCGGACCCTGTTGGTGACCAATGACTTCCCGCCCCGGCCCGGCGGCATCCAGGCCTACCTGCACGCGTTGGCCGTGCGGCTGCCCGAGTTGGTGGTGTACGCGCCGTCGTGGGAGTCGCCTTCCGGTTCGCACCCGGCGTTCGACGCCGTGCAGCCGTTCGAGGTGGTGCGGCATCCGGGGACGTTGATGCTGCCCACGCCCGACGTTCTGCGGCGTGCGTCGGACATCCTGCGTGGAGCGCGCTGTGACGCCGTGTGGTTCGGGGCGGCGGCGCCGTTGGCGTTGATGGCGTCCCGGCTGCGGGCGGCGGGTGCTTCGCGGGTGGTGGCGTCGACGCACGGGCACGAGGTCGGGTGGTCGATGCTGCCGGGGGCGCGACAGGCGTTGCGGCGGATCGGGTCCGACGTGGACGTGGTGACGTTCGTGAGCCGGTACACGCGGTCGCGCTTCGCTGCGGCTTTCGGTCCGTTGGCGGCGTTGGAGCACTTGCCTTCGGGTGTGGACACGTCGGTCTTCAAGCCGGACGCCGCCGCTCGGGAGTCGCTTCGGGCGCGGTACGGGTTGGGTGACCGGCCGGTGGTGGTGTGCGTGTCGCGTCTCGTGCCGCGGAAGGGGCAGGACGTGCTGGTGCGGGCGTTGCCTGAGATCCGGCGGCAGGTGCCCGACGCGGCGTTGCTGCTGGTGGGTGGTGGACCGTACCGGGGGACTTTGGAGCGCCTGGCCGCTTCGGTCGGGGTGTCGGAGCACGTGGTGATGACCGGGTCCGTGCCGTGGGAAGAGCTGCCGGGGCACTACAACGCGGGTGACGTGTTCGCCATGCCGTGCCGGACGCGCGGTCGTGGGCTGGACGTCGAGGGTCTGGGCATCGTGTACCTGGAGGCGTCGGCGACCGGGCTGCCGGTCGTGGCGGGGCGTTCGGGTGGGGCGCCGGAGACCGTGCGCGACGGGGTGACCGGGCGTGTGGTGAACGGACGTGAGGTGGCGGAGGTCGCCAACGCCGTCGCTTCGCTCCTGGCCGATCCCGGCACCGCCGCCAAGATGGGCGCCGCCGGGCGTGAGTGGGTCACCGCGAGCTGGCGCTGGGACGTCCTGGCCGACCGCCTCGCCGGCTTGATCAACTCCTGA
- a CDS encoding sensor histidine kinase: protein MTVRLGVRTGAARGHAGYFHETAFYGSDEGFRSLVAPFVDGGVAAGEPVVVACHPVNERLLRDAVADVSGVVFLPGSDQYERPTEAILAYRKLFAEYEGVAQIRVVGDVPHPGVGVRWDWWSRYEAAVNEVFADLPLWGLCPYDLRTTPAPVLVDVLRSHPRVIGPDGRHQPNPRHSPWTLPPTVPTALEADPPVVELTDPVPAEARRAVTTACAATRLSRDDVDDIVYAASEAVTNALSHGKPPVTLRAWTAPTRVLVAITDRGNGPPSPTAGLIPANHSSTAGVGLWLTHRTCRDVTMTRDANGYTIRLTAGP from the coding sequence ATGACTGTGCGGCTGGGTGTTCGGACGGGTGCGGCGCGTGGTCACGCCGGCTACTTCCACGAGACCGCGTTCTACGGCAGTGACGAGGGCTTCCGGTCGCTCGTGGCGCCGTTCGTCGACGGCGGGGTGGCGGCCGGCGAGCCGGTCGTGGTGGCGTGCCACCCGGTCAACGAGCGGCTGCTCCGGGACGCCGTGGCCGACGTTTCCGGGGTCGTCTTCCTGCCGGGCTCGGACCAGTACGAGCGGCCGACCGAGGCGATCCTGGCCTACCGGAAGCTGTTCGCCGAGTACGAGGGCGTGGCGCAGATCCGGGTGGTGGGCGATGTGCCGCACCCCGGCGTCGGCGTGCGGTGGGACTGGTGGTCGCGGTACGAGGCGGCGGTGAACGAGGTGTTCGCCGACCTGCCGTTGTGGGGGCTGTGCCCGTACGACCTGCGCACGACGCCGGCTCCCGTGCTGGTGGACGTCCTGCGCTCGCACCCGCGCGTGATCGGCCCGGACGGCAGGCACCAGCCGAACCCGCGCCACTCGCCCTGGACGTTGCCGCCGACCGTGCCGACCGCGCTCGAAGCCGATCCGCCGGTGGTCGAGCTGACCGATCCGGTGCCCGCGGAGGCGCGGCGTGCGGTGACCACGGCCTGCGCCGCGACCCGTTTGAGCCGGGACGACGTGGACGACATCGTGTACGCGGCGAGCGAGGCCGTCACCAACGCGCTGTCCCACGGCAAGCCGCCGGTGACGTTGCGCGCGTGGACCGCCCCGACCCGCGTCCTGGTCGCCATCACCGACCGCGGCAACGGCCCACCGTCCCCGACCGCCGGCCTGATCCCCGCCAACCACAGCTCGACCGCCGGCGTGGGCCTCTGGCTGACCCACCGCACGTGCCGCGACGTGACCATGACCCGTGACGCCAACGGCTACACCATCCGCCTAACCGCCGGCCCCTGA